From Nicotiana tabacum cultivar K326 chromosome 22, ASM71507v2, whole genome shotgun sequence, one genomic window encodes:
- the LOC107830369 gene encoding RNA polymerase sigma factor sigD, chloroplastic: protein MAMAAWSCSNQSPASLFPYPSNFYTKPLIHYHPLAILYCPKNGSFLDASYALAIERANEVLRIEAKSLVFETNIEEESSNKIEIINEKIELALRRKKRRKRRRCYSECLDMDKGDKISISKPVKTGLYLTLKEESEYSWYLKEEARMETLRKRVEETSEIEVNPNQLAKAAGMSRRRLDKVLINAKISQKKIIKCYTGLVVSVAASYQGKGLSLQDLIQEGSIGLLHGAKKFNPNKGYKLSTYAYWWIRQAITRAIANKSRVIRLPGSISELVPKICNANTELSRKLQRMPSYDEIAEALDMDVSTVRLVIERNRAPISIDQIVTSQGYMSLQDIISGPEDILPEEILKRQMMKQDLEKLLHNVLCDREAKILKLHFGLNGDTPQSFEEIGKVLKLSRERIRQINCTALSKLRESSMLDSFKMYIT from the exons ATGGCCATGGCTGCATGGTCATGTTCAAACCAATCTCCAGCTTCACTCTTTCCTTatccttcaaatttctatacTAAACCCCTCATTCATTATCACCCTCTAGCAATTCTCTATTGCCCCAAAAATGGTTCTTTTTTGGACGCAAGTTATGCATTGGCAATTGAAAGAGCTAATGAGGTACTGAGAATTGAAGCAAAATCTTTGGTTTTTGAAACCAATATTGAGGAGGAGAGTAGCAATAAGATTGAGATAATAAATGAGAAGATTGAGTTAGCATTGAGAAGAAAGAAGAGGAGGAAAAGAAGAAGGTGTTATTCAGAATGTTTGGACATGGATAAAGGAGATAAGATTTCCATTTCTAAACCTGTAAAGACAGGTCTCTACTTAACCCTCAAAGAAGAGTCAGAGTATTCTTGGTACCTCAAG GAAGAAGCAAGAATGGAGACATTGAGAAAGAGGGTTGAAGAAACAAGTGAGATTGAAGTAAATCCAAATCAATTAGCTAAGGCTGCAGGAATGAGCAGAAGAAGGCTAGATAAGGTCTTGATTAATGCTAAGATATCACAAAAGAAGATAATTAAATGCTATACAGGGCTTGTTGTATCTGTTGCAGCTTCATATCAAGGCAAAGGATTAAGCTTACAAGATCTAATTCAG GAAGGAAGCATAGGTCTACTTCATGGTGCTAAAAAGTTCAATCCTAACAAGGGGTATAAGCTTTCTACTTATGCTTATTGGTGGATTAGGCAAGCTATTACTAGAGCCATAGCAAACAAGTCTCGAGTTATTAGATTACCG GGGAGTATATCTGAGCTTGTGCCAAAGATTTGCAACGCCAACACTGAGTTAAGCAGAAAGCTACAGCGAATGCCTTCCTACGATGAAATTGCAGAAGCTCTTGATATGGATGTTTCAACTGTTAGACTAGTTATTGAGAGAAACCGAGCACCAATTTCCATTGATCAAATAGTAACTAGCCAAGGATACATGTCACTGCAG GATATTATATCAGGGCCTGAAGACATATTACCagaagaaattttgaaaagaCAAATGATGAAACAAGACCTGGAGAAGCTTCTGCACAATGTGTTATGTGATAGAGAAGCAAAGATTCTGAAATTGCACTTTGGCCTCAATGGAGATACCCCTCAATCTTTTGAGGAGATTGGAAAAGTACTTAAGCTTTCGAGAGAAAGGATCAGACAGATTAATTGCACTGCCTTGTCAAAATTAAGAGAAAGTAGTATGTTAGACAGCTTTAAAATGTACATAACATGA